Proteins co-encoded in one Ziziphus jujuba cultivar Dongzao chromosome 9, ASM3175591v1 genomic window:
- the LOC107427949 gene encoding sulfite oxidase isoform X1 — protein MPGLTAPSDYSQDPPRHPCLRINSKQPFNAEPPRSALINSYVTPVDLFYKRNHGPIPIVDDIERYSVTISGLVEDPRKLSMKDIRMLPKYDVTATLQCAGNRRTAMSKTRKVKGVGWDVSAIGNGYMKLRKEGMESCTAVWGGAKLADVLALIGIPKLASSTKTGGRHVEFVSVDKCKEENGGPYKASIPLIQATNPEADVLLAYEMNGETLNRDHGYPLRVVVPGVIGARSVKWLDSINIIADECQGFFMQKDYKMFPPSVDWDNINWSTRRPQMDFPVQSAICSLEDVNVVRPGKVPVRGYAVSGGGRGIERVDVSVDGGKTWVEATRYQKIGTPYISDDASSDKWAWVLFEATVDVPNNTEIVAKAVDSAANVQPQNVESIWNLRGILNTSWHGVQVRVGHSNM, from the exons ATGCCGGGCCTTACAGCTCCTTCAGATTATTCGCAAGACCCACCTCGGCATCCTTGCCTCCGTATCAATTCTAAG CAACCTTTTAATGCTGAGCCACCGCGTTCGGCTTTGATAAACTCGTATGTGACTCCCGTGGATTTGTTCTACAAGAGGAATCACGGCCCAATTCCAATAGTTGATGACATAGAAAG ATATTCAGTTACTATATCTGGTTTGGTAGAAGATCCCAGGAAGCTATCAATGAAAGATATCAG gATGCTTCCCAAGTATGATGTCACTGCAACATTGCAG TGTGCAGGCAATAGAAGAACGgctatgagcaaaacaagaaaaGTGAAGGGAGTTGGGTGGGATGTCTCGGCTATAGGAAATG GATACATGAAACTCAGGAAGGAAGGGATGGAATCATGCACAG CTGTATGGGGTGGTGCGAAATTGGCTGATGTCCTTGCACTTATTGGAATTCCTAAGTTAGCAAGTTCCACTAAAACAGGAGGAAGACATGTGGAATTTGTAAGCGTTGATAAGTGTAAG GAGGAAAATGGAGGTCCCTACAAGGCATCTATTCCCCTTATACAGGCTACAAACCCTGAAGCAGATGTTCTACTTGCTTACGAGATGAATGGAGAG ACGCTTAACAGGGATCATGGATATCCATTGCGTGTTGTTGTCCCTGGTGTTATCGGTGCACGCTCTGTTAAATGGCTTGATTCAATTAATATAATTGCAGATGAATGCCAG GGTTTCTTTATGCAAAAGGACTACAAAATGTTCCCACCTTCAGTGGATTGGGATAATATAAATTGGTCTACCAGGAGGCCACAAATGGATTTCCCTGTTCAG AGTGCAATCTGTTCTTTGGAGGATGTGAATGTAGTGCGGCCTGGAAAG GTACCAGTACGTGGATACGCAGTATCAGGAGGTGGTCGTGGAATTGAAAGAGTAGATGTGTCGGTTGATGGAGGAAAAACTTGGGTGGAAGCAACTAGATACCAGAAGATTGGCACCCCATATATTTCAGATGATGCAAGCAGTGACAAATGGGCATGGGTGCTCTTCGAAGCCACAGTTGATGTCCCAAACAACACTGAAATTGTTGCTAAAGCA GTTGATTCAGCAGCAAATGTGCAGCCTCAAAATGTGGAAAGCATATGGAATCTGAGAGGGATATTGAACACCTCATGGCATGGGGTTCAAGTTCGAGTTGGTCACTCAAACATGTAA
- the LOC107427949 gene encoding sulfite oxidase isoform X2, whose translation MPGLTAPSDYSQDPPRHPCLRINSKQPFNAEPPRSALINSYVTPVDLFYKRNHGPIPIVDDIERYSVTISGLVEDPRKLSMKDIRMLPKYDVTATLQCAGNRRTAMSKTRKVKGVGWDVSAIGNAVWGGAKLADVLALIGIPKLASSTKTGGRHVEFVSVDKCKEENGGPYKASIPLIQATNPEADVLLAYEMNGETLNRDHGYPLRVVVPGVIGARSVKWLDSINIIADECQGFFMQKDYKMFPPSVDWDNINWSTRRPQMDFPVQSAICSLEDVNVVRPGKVPVRGYAVSGGGRGIERVDVSVDGGKTWVEATRYQKIGTPYISDDASSDKWAWVLFEATVDVPNNTEIVAKAVDSAANVQPQNVESIWNLRGILNTSWHGVQVRVGHSNM comes from the exons ATGCCGGGCCTTACAGCTCCTTCAGATTATTCGCAAGACCCACCTCGGCATCCTTGCCTCCGTATCAATTCTAAG CAACCTTTTAATGCTGAGCCACCGCGTTCGGCTTTGATAAACTCGTATGTGACTCCCGTGGATTTGTTCTACAAGAGGAATCACGGCCCAATTCCAATAGTTGATGACATAGAAAG ATATTCAGTTACTATATCTGGTTTGGTAGAAGATCCCAGGAAGCTATCAATGAAAGATATCAG gATGCTTCCCAAGTATGATGTCACTGCAACATTGCAG TGTGCAGGCAATAGAAGAACGgctatgagcaaaacaagaaaaGTGAAGGGAGTTGGGTGGGATGTCTCGGCTATAGGAAATG CTGTATGGGGTGGTGCGAAATTGGCTGATGTCCTTGCACTTATTGGAATTCCTAAGTTAGCAAGTTCCACTAAAACAGGAGGAAGACATGTGGAATTTGTAAGCGTTGATAAGTGTAAG GAGGAAAATGGAGGTCCCTACAAGGCATCTATTCCCCTTATACAGGCTACAAACCCTGAAGCAGATGTTCTACTTGCTTACGAGATGAATGGAGAG ACGCTTAACAGGGATCATGGATATCCATTGCGTGTTGTTGTCCCTGGTGTTATCGGTGCACGCTCTGTTAAATGGCTTGATTCAATTAATATAATTGCAGATGAATGCCAG GGTTTCTTTATGCAAAAGGACTACAAAATGTTCCCACCTTCAGTGGATTGGGATAATATAAATTGGTCTACCAGGAGGCCACAAATGGATTTCCCTGTTCAG AGTGCAATCTGTTCTTTGGAGGATGTGAATGTAGTGCGGCCTGGAAAG GTACCAGTACGTGGATACGCAGTATCAGGAGGTGGTCGTGGAATTGAAAGAGTAGATGTGTCGGTTGATGGAGGAAAAACTTGGGTGGAAGCAACTAGATACCAGAAGATTGGCACCCCATATATTTCAGATGATGCAAGCAGTGACAAATGGGCATGGGTGCTCTTCGAAGCCACAGTTGATGTCCCAAACAACACTGAAATTGTTGCTAAAGCA GTTGATTCAGCAGCAAATGTGCAGCCTCAAAATGTGGAAAGCATATGGAATCTGAGAGGGATATTGAACACCTCATGGCATGGGGTTCAAGTTCGAGTTGGTCACTCAAACATGTAA
- the LOC107427949 gene encoding sulfite oxidase isoform X3, with amino-acid sequence MPGLTAPSDYSQDPPRHPCLRINSKQPFNAEPPRSALINSYVTPVDLFYKRNHGPIPIVDDIERYSVTISGLVEDPRKLSMKDIRMLPKYDVTATLQCAGNRRTAMSKTRKVKGVGWDVSAIGNGYMKLRKEGMESCTAVWGGAKLADVLALIGIPKLASSTKTGGRHVEFVSVDKCKEENGGPYKASIPLIQATNPEADVLLAYEMNGETLNRDHGYPLRVVVPGVIGARSVKWLDSINIIADECQGFFMQKDYKMFPPSVDWDNINWSTRRPQMDFPVQSAICSLEDVNVVRPGKVPVRGYAVSGGGRGIERVDVSVDGGKTWVEATRYQKIGTPYISDDASSDKWAWVLFEATVDVPNNTEIVAKAVC; translated from the exons ATGCCGGGCCTTACAGCTCCTTCAGATTATTCGCAAGACCCACCTCGGCATCCTTGCCTCCGTATCAATTCTAAG CAACCTTTTAATGCTGAGCCACCGCGTTCGGCTTTGATAAACTCGTATGTGACTCCCGTGGATTTGTTCTACAAGAGGAATCACGGCCCAATTCCAATAGTTGATGACATAGAAAG ATATTCAGTTACTATATCTGGTTTGGTAGAAGATCCCAGGAAGCTATCAATGAAAGATATCAG gATGCTTCCCAAGTATGATGTCACTGCAACATTGCAG TGTGCAGGCAATAGAAGAACGgctatgagcaaaacaagaaaaGTGAAGGGAGTTGGGTGGGATGTCTCGGCTATAGGAAATG GATACATGAAACTCAGGAAGGAAGGGATGGAATCATGCACAG CTGTATGGGGTGGTGCGAAATTGGCTGATGTCCTTGCACTTATTGGAATTCCTAAGTTAGCAAGTTCCACTAAAACAGGAGGAAGACATGTGGAATTTGTAAGCGTTGATAAGTGTAAG GAGGAAAATGGAGGTCCCTACAAGGCATCTATTCCCCTTATACAGGCTACAAACCCTGAAGCAGATGTTCTACTTGCTTACGAGATGAATGGAGAG ACGCTTAACAGGGATCATGGATATCCATTGCGTGTTGTTGTCCCTGGTGTTATCGGTGCACGCTCTGTTAAATGGCTTGATTCAATTAATATAATTGCAGATGAATGCCAG GGTTTCTTTATGCAAAAGGACTACAAAATGTTCCCACCTTCAGTGGATTGGGATAATATAAATTGGTCTACCAGGAGGCCACAAATGGATTTCCCTGTTCAG AGTGCAATCTGTTCTTTGGAGGATGTGAATGTAGTGCGGCCTGGAAAG GTACCAGTACGTGGATACGCAGTATCAGGAGGTGGTCGTGGAATTGAAAGAGTAGATGTGTCGGTTGATGGAGGAAAAACTTGGGTGGAAGCAACTAGATACCAGAAGATTGGCACCCCATATATTTCAGATGATGCAAGCAGTGACAAATGGGCATGGGTGCTCTTCGAAGCCACAGTTGATGTCCCAAACAACACTGAAATTGTTGCTAAAGCAGTAT GTTGA
- the LOC107427920 gene encoding pentatricopeptide repeat-containing protein At5g56310, which yields MALSFPMLAPKPRFFCNFPIRRRFFLSYASLPPLPRPPQLSLLADKCSSMDQLKQVHAQMVVSARIHDNFAASRLLSFCALSELGDLSYALRIFRNLPEPNGFMWNTLIRAQASGSNPCEAIYLYVKMRRLGVVPGNHTFPFVLKACSNSRSLKSCKQVHTQVVKFGLDLDLHVVNGLVRGYSVLGSLDDGRLVFDELPERNLSIWTTMVCGYAQNFRSDEALLLFDQMVAEGYEPNAATLASVLSACGQSNCLELGEKIHAFMKEKGIEMGVILGTALVDMYAKNGAISVAQSLFDGMKGKNIATWNAMICGLATNGHGAEALSLFRKLEKEQVAPNDITFIGVLSACCHAGLVDSGQEIFTSMKRVYGIEPKIEHYGCMVDLLGKGGKLLEAEELIRGMVWQADVVILGALLEACRNHGNCEIAERVSKEILVLEPDNHTVHVVLSNTYAKAGRWDDVLRLRKVMRRRKLKKRPGWSLVDDV from the coding sequence ATGGCTCTTTCTTTCCCAATGCTCGCGCCAAAACCACGCTTCTTCTGCAACTTCCCAATCCGTCGTCGTTTCTTCTTGAGCTACGCTTCTCTTCCACCATTACCAAGACCTCCACAGCTTTCTCTGCTCGCAGACAAATGCTCTTCCATGGACCAACTCAAGCAAGTCCACGCCCAGATGGTCGTCTCTGCTCGCATCCACGACAACTTTGCGGCGAGCAGATTGCTCTCCTTTTGCGCTCTTTCCGAGTTGGGCGATTTGAGTTACGCTCTCAGGATTTTTCGGAACCTCCCAGAACCGAATGGCTTTATGTGGAACACCCTCATTAGAGCTCAAGCTAGTGGTTCAAATCCTTGTGAAGCTATATATCTCTATGTGAAAATGAGGAGGCTCGGCGTTGTACCGGGAAATCACACTTTCCCTTTTGTTCTTAAAGCCTGCTCTAACTCTCGTTCGCTTAAATCTTGCAAACAAGTTCATACCCAGGTCGTAAAATTTGGGTTGGATTTGGATTTGCATGTGGTTAATGGCTTGGTGAGGGGTTATTCTGTGTTGGGTAGTTTGGATGATGGCCGATTGGTGTTTGATGAATTACCTGAGAGGAATTTAAGTATTTGGACGACAATGGTTTGTGGGTATGCTCAGAATTTTCGTTCTGATGAGGCTTTGTTGCTTTTTGATCAGATGGTGGCAGAAGGATATGAACCAAATGCTGCAACTTTGGCCTCTGTCTTGTCGGCTTGTGGTCAATCGAATTGTttggaattgggagaaaaaatcCATGCTTTTATGAAAGAGAAGGGGATTGAAATGGGTGTGATTCTTGGAACGGCATTGGTTGACATGTATGCGAAGAATGGGGCAATATCAGTGGCTCAGAGTTTGTTTGATGGCATGAAAGGAAAGAACATTGCAACTTGGAATGCCATGATATGCGGGTTGGCTACTAATGGACATGGTGCAGAAGCTCTCAGTCTCTTCCGGAAACTAGAGAAAGAGCAGGTTGCGCCGAATGATATCACATTCATTGGGGTTTTATCTGCCTGTTGCCATGCCGGTTTGGTTGATTCTGGCCAAGAGATCTTCACATCAATGAAAAGGGTGTATGGCATTGAGCCAAAGATCGAACATTATGGGTGCATGGTTGATCTTCTTGGGAAGGGTGGGAAGTTGCTAGAGGCAGAGGAGTTGATAAGGGGAATGGTATGGCAAGCGGATGTGGTGATTTTAGGTGCTCTATTGGAAGCTTGTAGAAACCATGGGAATTGTGAGATTGCCGAAAGAGTATCAAAAGAAATTCTTGTCTTGGAACCCGACAACCATACTGTTCATGTTGTTTTGTCAAATACATATGCAAAGGCCGGACGGTGGGATGATGTTTTGAGACTGAGGAAGGTGATGAGAAGAAGGAAGCTCAAGAAAAGACCTGGGTGGAGCCTTGTAGACGATGTTTAA
- the LOC107427907 gene encoding uncharacterized protein LOC107427907 produces the protein MDYMHYLLTFTIVPGGQNCSSNAGIVVAAPDGKGFFTLKQHYGNENWVSYGQFFGSWDEEEPISLVRQSQTAESNSSFICWPVIDNLLLKSIPKIGQGNGVVCDRRYTDSEHFFVSQGNAAIELLSGVSTGIETAAALKEGSTYDLEFKLGDANNSCGKDFIVAAQAGSTVQNFTLRSAMELDHPRIS, from the exons ATGGACTACATGCATTACTTACTTACATTCACAATTGTCCCAGGTGGTCAGAATTGTTCATCCAATGCTGGTATAGTTGTGGCTGCACCAGATGGTAAAGGGTTTTTTACTTTGAAGCAGCATTATGGGAATGAGAATTGGGTCAGCTATGGCCAATTTTTCGGTAGCTGGGATGAGGAAGAGCCTATTAGCCTTGTGCGTCAAAGCCAGACGGCAGAGTCAAATTCTAGCTTCATCTGCTGGCCGGTGATTGATAATCTTCTTCTCAAGAGCATCCCAAAAATAGGTCAAGGCAATG GGGTGGTCTGTGATAGGAGGTATACAGACTCTGAACACTTTTTTGTCTCCCAAGGCAATGCTGCAATTGAGCTTCTCTCTGGGGTTTCAACTGGAATAGAAACTGCTGCAGCCCTCAAAGAGGGTTCAACTTATGACTTGGAATTCAAACTGGGAGATGCTAATAACTCTTGTGGGAAAGATTTTATAGTAGCAGCTCAAGCCGGATCAACAGTTCAGAATTTCACTCTACGAAGCGCAATGGAACTGGATCATCCAAGGATTTCTTGA